The Neobacillus sp. OS1-2 genome includes a window with the following:
- a CDS encoding ATP-binding protein: MYNSHQKDFQQFIGHEQAKQAFEIATAGEHNVKKMVLT, from the coding sequence ATTTACAATTCACATCAAAAAGATTTCCAACAATTTATTGGTCATGAACAAGCAAAACAAGCGTTTGAAATTGCTACTGCTGGTGAACATAATGTGAAGAAGATGGTGCTTACATAA
- a CDS encoding retropepsin-like aspartic protease has translation MKLELVNLLLEGKMAISYKGQAKVIDKLVVDTGAAHTLISSDVVEELGIRFENGDQLVSAFGIGGEEYSFRKSIDFIKLGKHEIKDIKVDFGDLDDWDINGLIGLDILIDGRFIVDLDKLELVQ, from the coding sequence ATGAAATTAGAGTTAGTTAATCTTCTGCTTGAAGGGAAAATGGCCATTTCATATAAAGGGCAGGCAAAAGTAATTGATAAATTGGTAGTTGATACTGGAGCGGCCCATACTCTTATTTCTTCTGATGTGGTGGAGGAATTAGGTATTCGTTTTGAAAACGGTGACCAATTAGTGAGTGCATTTGGAATTGGTGGCGAAGAATATTCCTTCCGAAAATCTATTGATTTTATTAAATTGGGTAAGCATGAAATAAAGGATATAAAAGTAGATTTTGGAGATTTAGACGATTGGGATATCAATGGTCTCATTGGACTTGATATTTTAATAGATGGCAGGTTCATAGTTGATTTAGATAAATTAGAATTGGTTCAGTGA
- a CDS encoding YifB family Mg chelatase-like AAA ATPase, giving the protein MTIKVTSVGLKGLEGYRVQVEVKIKTGTESMVIVGLPDASVKESRERVVAALGHFDVDVTDQKVVVNLSPSEQKKNGPLFDLAIAIAALKELHMIKGEIPTDAAFIGALSLDGTVVKAEGMLPALIAAKGLGIKKAYLPYDPTIPIHMLQGLECVVVQHIEEVVQHLEGQQLLPFHHTLTSNDQIPLFTNSHHKDFQHVIGHEQAKRALEIAAAGEHNVLMSGPPGCGKSLLAETFPSILPTLTNQAQLEVMSLYQLAGERRSHFQNAPYRNPHHSASSVSIIGGGSSPRPGEISLAHRGVLFLDEIAEFTKKTIDMLRQPLETGQVTISRAHSTVTYPSSFILIGAMNPCPCGFLGSNDYYCTCSQKQIQTYRNRLSGPIFDRLDILLSLKSINLDQPSKIQESSLDIRTRVEIARQLQYRRYQSEISNAKIPFEVMTQTSPLTRDQQKMLSSVAAKQNWSNRVQIKIIRLARTISDLGGEDKITDTAIWEAMTLRRWGLHKQQAVARET; this is encoded by the coding sequence ATGACAATTAAAGTTACGAGTGTTGGTTTAAAAGGTCTTGAAGGTTATCGGGTGCAGGTCGAGGTAAAGATCAAAACGGGTACTGAATCGATGGTGATTGTGGGCTTGCCGGATGCCTCAGTTAAAGAGTCGAGGGAACGAGTGGTGGCGGCACTTGGTCATTTTGATGTGGATGTGACGGACCAGAAAGTGGTGGTTAATCTGTCGCCATCAGAGCAAAAGAAAAATGGGCCGCTATTTGATTTAGCGATTGCCATTGCCGCTTTGAAGGAGCTTCATATGATTAAAGGTGAAATTCCAACGGATGCTGCGTTTATTGGAGCACTTTCGCTGGATGGAACGGTTGTGAAAGCAGAGGGAATGCTGCCGGCCCTGATTGCTGCTAAAGGACTTGGTATTAAGAAAGCTTATCTCCCGTATGATCCCACCATCCCTATACATATGCTGCAAGGCTTGGAGTGCGTTGTTGTCCAGCATATCGAGGAGGTCGTTCAGCATTTAGAAGGACAACAACTACTGCCGTTCCACCACACTTTAACCTCAAATGATCAAATACCTCTATTTACAAATTCACATCACAAAGATTTCCAACATGTTATTGGTCATGAACAAGCAAAACGAGCGCTTGAAATTGCTGCTGCTGGTGAACATAATGTGCTCATGAGCGGGCCGCCGGGTTGCGGAAAAAGCTTGCTTGCAGAAACCTTTCCCTCTATTTTACCTACTCTTACGAATCAGGCACAACTTGAAGTCATGAGTCTTTACCAGCTTGCTGGGGAAAGGCGGAGTCACTTTCAAAATGCTCCGTACCGGAATCCGCATCATTCTGCTTCATCCGTTTCGATTATTGGAGGAGGATCTTCACCAAGACCGGGAGAAATTTCACTTGCCCATCGAGGTGTACTGTTTCTTGATGAAATTGCGGAATTTACTAAAAAGACGATTGATATGTTAAGACAACCACTTGAAACTGGACAGGTAACGATTAGCAGGGCCCATTCCACTGTGACATACCCTTCTTCGTTTATCCTCATAGGTGCGATGAATCCCTGCCCGTGTGGCTTTCTTGGTTCCAATGATTATTACTGCACCTGTTCACAGAAGCAGATCCAAACCTATCGAAATCGATTGTCAGGCCCTATTTTTGACCGGCTTGATATCCTACTATCACTAAAGTCAATCAACTTAGACCAACCATCAAAGATTCAAGAGTCCTCCTTAGATATCCGTACTCGCGTTGAAATAGCACGACAACTTCAATATCGACGTTATCAATCTGAAATCTCTAACGCAAAGATACCATTTGAAGTCATGACTCAAACCAGCCCATTAACACGGGATCAGCAAAAAATGCTTTCGTCTGTTGCCGCCAAGCAAAACTGGAGTAACCGGGTGCAAATTAAAATTATCAGGCTGGCAAGAACCATTTCAGATCTGGGTGGGGAAGACAAAATAACGGATACGGCCATTTGGGAGGCGATGACATTGAGAAGATGGGGGCTACATAAACAACAAGCTGTAGCGAGGGAAACGTAA
- a CDS encoding DUF2922 domain-containing protein — protein MAKSLELEFGTEFGKTARISVDNPKEPIDTEVVKLSMAQIIASDIFITASGRLVAAKSARMIERNVTDYELA, from the coding sequence ATGGCAAAGTCTTTAGAATTAGAATTTGGAACAGAGTTTGGAAAAACGGCTCGTATCTCCGTCGATAATCCAAAAGAACCAATCGATACAGAAGTCGTGAAATTATCGATGGCACAAATCATCGCATCGGATATTTTCATAACAGCAAGCGGAAGACTAGTGGCTGCAAAAAGCGCTAGAATGATTGAACGGAATGTAACAGATTACGAACTTGCTTAA
- a CDS encoding transposase, which translates to MSRQKRIWLPNRFYHIVCRGNRRDPLFRNATDFQALLHILTQLHEKIPFEVAAYCLMTNHYHLQIRSPEIPFSKLMSLINKRYANYYNAKYRLTGHVYEKRYYDKVIEDMDGMLKVSRYIHLNPIEAKMVRQPEYYPWSSYYLFKYPRAVQPCFMNIESILGFYEGTLDQRKEKYCMSVSVKSVVVKEKN; encoded by the coding sequence ATGTCTCGTCAGAAAAGAATTTGGCTACCCAACCGTTTTTACCATATTGTTTGCAGAGGAAATCGGCGTGATCCACTTTTTCGAAATGCAACGGATTTTCAAGCCCTTTTACACATTCTTACCCAACTACATGAAAAGATTCCCTTTGAAGTGGCTGCCTATTGTTTAATGACAAATCATTATCACCTGCAGATTCGTTCCCCCGAAATTCCTTTTTCAAAGCTTATGTCCCTTATCAACAAACGGTATGCAAACTATTACAATGCAAAATACCGTTTAACTGGGCATGTTTATGAAAAACGCTATTATGATAAAGTAATTGAAGATATGGATGGCATGCTAAAGGTCAGCCGTTACATTCATCTCAATCCTATTGAGGCAAAAATGGTAAGACAGCCAGAATATTATCCTTGGAGCAGTTATTATTTGTTTAAATATCCAAGAGCGGTACAACCCTGTTTTATGAATATTGAAAGCATACTAGGTTTTTATGAAGGTACCTTGGATCAGAGGAAAGAAAAATATTGTATGAGTGTTAGTGTGAAAAGTGTAGTAGTGAAAGAGAAAAACTAA
- a CDS encoding YvrJ family protein yields the protein MEQLIPLISQVGFPIVVTLYLLYRIESKLDLVVQSIQTLPDRMRERI from the coding sequence ATGGAACAACTCATTCCCCTCATCAGTCAGGTAGGTTTTCCAATTGTCGTAACCCTATATCTACTCTATCGCATTGAATCAAAGCTTGATTTAGTGGTACAGTCGATCCAAACGCTGCCGGACCGAATGAGGGAGCGAATATAA
- a CDS encoding GNAT family N-acetyltransferase: protein MKRLPLKMVRKDLLDIPNYPLPPGFQIRLFEKGDQHNWARIEASVGEFQNEKAALERFNKEFGPHMDEMSRRCVFIENEKGEVVGTTTAWYGTLNNEGEVLGRIHWVGIAPNYQGKKLSKPLLSATMSILADHHSTAYLTSQTTSYQAVNMYLSYGFEPFMTGPSCYEAWSLLENILKRKVI, encoded by the coding sequence ATGAAAAGACTTCCACTTAAAATGGTGAGAAAGGATTTGTTGGATATTCCTAACTATCCGCTTCCACCTGGTTTTCAAATAAGGTTATTTGAAAAAGGCGATCAACATAATTGGGCAAGGATTGAAGCGAGTGTAGGTGAATTTCAAAACGAGAAAGCGGCACTTGAACGCTTCAATAAAGAATTTGGTCCCCATATGGATGAGATGTCTAGAAGGTGTGTTTTCATCGAGAATGAAAAGGGGGAAGTTGTTGGAACAACAACAGCGTGGTATGGCACTTTAAATAATGAGGGAGAAGTACTGGGCAGAATCCATTGGGTGGGCATTGCGCCTAATTATCAAGGGAAGAAACTTTCGAAACCCTTACTCAGTGCAACCATGAGTATTTTGGCCGATCATCATTCTACAGCCTATCTAACCTCGCAAACTACTAGCTACCAAGCAGTCAATATGTATCTAAGCTATGGTTTTGAGCCTTTCATGACGGGTCCAAGCTGTTACGAAGCCTGGTCCCTGTTAGAAAATATTTTAAAGCGAAAAGTAATATAA